A single region of the Nicotiana sylvestris chromosome 6, ASM39365v2, whole genome shotgun sequence genome encodes:
- the LOC104223173 gene encoding uncharacterized protein, with product MDIDISRWILEFILRQPLDDSILNALVHTLPLPNDNLNLKKALILRKLESEISNSSVTEKILELLELFEELDHQEGIETLKEMKSAYCAVAVECTVKFLNQKGAESDKGKYFEAVKRIWKKRINLMEKIENVGFVCEELWDWRDEIEAALWEDKCCDNVIRRSKGIFPVEAVEVFVREAKERIGPPFLDVVAETYRSDDAVREFFGGVNEQGTCRNSVREVRKGNALPRQKHVAFRRTRGASAGTCGGVRISDSIELGLDASGGQDSFLPTPEIEKAQEALKLSSKELRAMVKDPLPDALQFAETLSSLVRDHMGHQPAENNSDRAPHPVVASSRMDQANGENCEANCHPSAASKPDLMNRKSAAHTSERDESADELNEGSPSGVRRFTLPSPKRTEISPLKKYEFKKFTTRRKPTKWSALEEDTLRTGVQKYGSGNWTHILNTYRDIFVVRTAGDLKDKWRNMMS from the exons ATGGATATCGATATTTCCCGTTGGATTCTTGAATTCATCCTCCGGCAACCGCTCGACGACAGCATACTCAACGCTTTAGTTCACACTCTTCCCCTTCCAAACGATAATTTGAACCTCAAAAAAGCCCTTATCCTCAGAAAACTCGAATCCGAGATTTCTAACAGTTCAGTTACTGAGAAAATCCTCGAACTTCTGGAACTATTCGAGGAACTAGATCATCAAGAAGGAATTGAAACTTTAAAGGAAATGAAATCCGCGTATTGTGCGGTGGCAGTGGAATGCACGGTGAAATTTTTGAATCAAAAAGGAGCGGAAAGTGATAAAGGAAAGTATTTTGAAGCGGTAAAGAGGATATGGAAAAAGAGAATTAATTTAATGGAAAAAATAGAGAATGTAGGTTTCGTATGTGAAGAGTTATGGGATTGGAGGGATGAAATAGAAGCAGCGTTATGGGAAGATAAGTGTTGTGACAATGTGATAAGGAGAAGTAAAGGCATATTTCCTGTTGAGGCGGTTGAGGTTTTCGTTAGAGAAGCTAAAGAGAGAATTGGGCCTCCTTTTCTTGATGTTGTGGCGGAGACTTACAGGAGTGATGATGCGGTGAGGGAATTTTTTGGAGGGGTGAACGAACAAGGGACTTGCAGGAATAGTGTCAGAG AAGTGCGCAAAGGAAATGCATTGCCCAGGCAGAAGCATGTTGCTTTCAGACGCACCAGAGGAGCATCAGCTGGGACATGTGGAGGTGTTAGGATCAGTGACTCTATTGAGTTGGGACTTGATGCATCTGGTGGACAGGACAGCTTCCTGCCTACGCCTGAAATCGAGAAAGCACAGGAAGCACTTAAATTGAGTTCGAAGGAGCTGCGTGCTATGGTGAAGGATCCTCTACCCGATGCACTACAGTTTGCTGAGACTCTGTCTTCTTTGGTGAGGGATCATATGGGTCATCAGCCTGCCGAAAATAACAGTGACAGAGCTCCTCATCCAGTGGTTGCCAGTAGCAGAATGGATCAAGCTAATGGAGAGAATTGTGAGGCAAATTGTCATCCTAGTGCTGCATCCAAGCCAGACCTAATGAACCGAAAGAGTGCTGCCCATACATCTGAG CGGGACGAATCAGCAGATGAGTTAAATGAAGGATCACCAAGTGGTGTGAGGAGGTTTACATTACCTAGCCCGAAGAGGACGGAAATCTCTCCCTTGAAGAAATATGAATTTAAAAAATTTACCACGAGGAGAAAGCCCACGAAATGGAGTGCATTGGAAGAAGACACCTTGAGAACTGGTGTACAGAA GTATGGTTCCGGAAACTGGACGCACATCTTAAATACTTATCGTGACATATTTGTAGTGAGGACTGCG GGTGACTTGAAGGACAAGTGGAGAAACATGATGTCGTAG